A single window of Rubripirellula lacrimiformis DNA harbors:
- a CDS encoding exopolysaccharide biosynthesis polyprenyl glycosylphosphotransferase has product MQPVPAPHLPETIPADGPGELDRAAGKYRRREKGARTGTYGPGSSTGPNATGPNALAEPSVQVDAADAVVANHTASKIHAGLSRAYTVQSVLTGLPLAIVDTLVTAFTFVAASFAVSSALGMSVNSGMWIQLPVLLSLQLALIALHQLYPGAGVSPVYELRGLVRSTVMALLFLSGMNLTFGQLPRSEFAVFAIAAIAISLSLPLARHLAREVLSKTKWWGIRTLLVGKQGECGRICERMLHRRSSGFVMVGYVARHRGQQDLEDVNCLGTLDDAFAIACRRSVPVAAIASCEVEESAHRMKFQFPSLVWMGHSAAAQDSSDVLGAFTKRLNMPFLRFVPRLCKRGLDLMIVVPGLLALTPFIAAVAIAIKWQSPGPVIYGSGRVGQHGRRFKMWKFRSMVVNADEVLKQKLASDPIARSEWAQDSKLKNDPRIIPGVGHFLRRWSLDELPQLWNVLVGEMSLVGPRPVLPHEIVRYQNRYYEYTHMWPGLTGLWQVSGRNETTFETRVFLVHHYASNWSLWLDAWILVKTPLTVLTRRGAY; this is encoded by the coding sequence GTGCAACCCGTTCCGGCGCCGCATCTTCCGGAAACCATTCCTGCCGATGGTCCAGGTGAACTCGATCGGGCCGCCGGCAAATATCGCCGACGTGAAAAGGGGGCGAGAACCGGTACGTATGGGCCCGGTTCATCGACCGGTCCCAATGCGACCGGTCCCAATGCGCTTGCCGAACCGTCGGTGCAAGTCGATGCAGCCGACGCGGTCGTCGCCAACCACACTGCATCAAAAATTCATGCTGGGCTGTCGCGTGCCTACACGGTCCAGTCGGTTTTGACCGGTTTGCCGCTCGCGATCGTCGATACGCTGGTGACCGCATTCACCTTTGTCGCGGCGTCCTTTGCCGTCAGTTCGGCATTGGGGATGTCGGTGAATTCGGGAATGTGGATCCAGTTACCCGTCCTGCTATCGTTGCAATTGGCCCTGATCGCGCTGCACCAGTTGTATCCGGGTGCGGGTGTCAGCCCGGTCTATGAACTGCGTGGCTTGGTGCGTTCGACCGTGATGGCGCTGTTGTTCTTGTCAGGGATGAACCTGACCTTTGGGCAATTGCCGCGGTCGGAATTTGCTGTGTTTGCGATTGCCGCGATCGCGATTTCGTTGTCCTTGCCACTGGCCCGTCACCTAGCACGCGAAGTATTGTCGAAAACCAAATGGTGGGGCATTCGAACCCTGTTGGTGGGCAAACAAGGCGAATGCGGCCGCATCTGTGAACGAATGCTTCATCGACGATCCTCTGGGTTTGTGATGGTGGGCTATGTCGCTAGACATCGCGGTCAGCAGGACCTCGAGGATGTAAATTGTTTGGGCACGCTGGATGACGCGTTCGCCATTGCATGCCGACGCAGCGTGCCGGTCGCAGCGATCGCATCCTGTGAAGTCGAAGAGTCCGCACATCGGATGAAATTTCAGTTCCCTTCGCTGGTATGGATGGGGCATTCGGCGGCAGCGCAAGATTCATCGGACGTGTTGGGTGCGTTCACCAAACGATTGAACATGCCATTCCTGCGGTTTGTGCCAAGGCTGTGCAAGCGAGGTTTGGATTTGATGATTGTGGTGCCGGGTCTACTGGCACTGACCCCCTTCATCGCCGCCGTCGCGATCGCCATCAAATGGCAGTCACCCGGACCGGTGATCTATGGCAGCGGCCGCGTGGGGCAGCATGGTCGTCGCTTCAAAATGTGGAAGTTCCGATCGATGGTGGTGAACGCCGACGAGGTGCTGAAACAAAAATTGGCGTCCGATCCGATCGCCAGATCCGAATGGGCGCAAGATTCCAAATTGAAAAACGACCCGCGAATCATTCCCGGTGTGGGGCACTTTCTGCGCCGATGGAGCTTGGATGAATTGCCGCAACTATGGAACGTGTTGGTGGGCGAAATGAGTTTGGTGGGGCCGCGGCCGGTGCTGCCGCACGAGATCGTACGGTATCAAAACCGGTACTACGAATACACGCATATGTGGCCTGGGCTGACAGGGCTGTGGCAGGTTTCGGGCCGCAACGAGACGACGTTCGAAACTCGCGTCTTCTTGGTTCACCACTACGCATCGAACTGGTCACTTTGGCTGGATGCCTGGATCTTGGTCAAAACCCCACTAACCGTCCTGACCCGTCGCGGCGCTTACTGA
- the pepF gene encoding oligoendopeptidase F has protein sequence MSTAAPAKLPNRSEVAPEDCWDLSSLFADDAAWESDFAVLESKIANFETFRGRLGESAKTLAEALNFDNEFDLIAERLGTYAFLKTTEDQGDSKYQGMKSRFQNLAVRAGQAASYMRPELLSIDAETMAGLIEDPAVAPFRLQLERLVRFRPHTLTDNEERLLAMQGEMASAAGNAFRQLNDADLRFGEIEDHKGRTVELSHATFGQLLISPQRKVRRSAFHQYYKQFAEHENTFSATLCGSVQRDVYYAKARNYSSSLEAALFPDNVPVSVYDNLITAVRDSLPAVHHYLDVRRRKMELKELHHYDTYVPILSGIEKHHTWDQAVDVVLQSLAPLGTDYVNTLESGLRGRWSDRYPNRGKQSGAFSCGSFAGDPYILMNFKPEVLNDVFTLTHEAGHSMHSWYSSRNQPFQYYNYTIFVAEVASTFNEQLLTDYLIKNAADDQERAYLINNELDCIRATVVRQTMFAEFEKKTHEMAEAGEPLTVATFRAAYRELLDAYFGPDFVIDKELELECFRIPHFYRAFYVYKYATGLSAAVALSRRVLEGGQAELDDYLSFLKGGCSKDPLDLLRDAGVDMTKPEPVAKTLEHFRNLTQELDQLL, from the coding sequence ATGAGTACCGCAGCCCCTGCAAAACTGCCCAACCGAAGTGAAGTTGCCCCCGAAGACTGCTGGGACCTGTCCAGCCTGTTTGCCGATGATGCGGCATGGGAGAGCGATTTTGCGGTCTTGGAGTCCAAAATTGCGAACTTTGAAACCTTTCGCGGTCGCTTAGGCGAATCCGCCAAAACGTTGGCCGAAGCGTTGAATTTCGACAACGAGTTCGACTTGATCGCCGAGCGTCTGGGGACCTACGCGTTTCTGAAGACGACCGAAGACCAGGGCGACAGCAAATACCAAGGCATGAAATCGCGGTTCCAGAACCTGGCCGTTCGCGCCGGTCAAGCCGCCAGCTACATGCGACCTGAACTGCTGTCGATCGATGCCGAAACCATGGCCGGCCTGATCGAAGACCCCGCGGTTGCACCTTTCCGGCTGCAACTGGAACGGCTGGTTCGATTTCGGCCGCACACGTTGACCGACAACGAAGAACGGTTGCTGGCGATGCAGGGCGAGATGGCTTCGGCGGCCGGCAACGCATTCCGTCAGCTGAATGATGCCGATTTGCGTTTTGGCGAAATCGAAGACCACAAAGGCCGCACGGTCGAACTTTCGCATGCCACCTTTGGCCAGCTGTTGATCAGCCCGCAGCGCAAAGTTCGACGGTCAGCGTTCCACCAGTATTACAAACAGTTCGCGGAACACGAAAACACGTTTTCTGCGACCCTGTGTGGCAGTGTCCAACGCGATGTCTATTATGCCAAGGCACGCAACTATTCCAGCAGTTTGGAAGCGGCGCTATTCCCCGACAACGTTCCCGTCAGCGTCTACGACAATCTGATCACGGCGGTTCGAGATTCGTTGCCAGCGGTTCACCATTACCTGGACGTTCGTCGTCGCAAGATGGAACTGAAAGAACTGCACCACTACGACACCTACGTCCCCATTCTTTCGGGCATCGAAAAACACCACACTTGGGACCAGGCGGTCGATGTCGTTCTGCAGTCGCTTGCGCCGCTGGGGACGGACTATGTCAACACTCTCGAATCCGGTCTACGCGGGCGTTGGTCCGATCGCTATCCCAACCGGGGCAAGCAGTCAGGGGCATTCAGTTGTGGTTCGTTCGCAGGTGATCCCTACATCCTGATGAACTTCAAACCCGAAGTTCTCAACGACGTGTTCACACTGACACACGAAGCTGGCCACTCGATGCATAGCTGGTATTCGTCACGCAACCAGCCGTTCCAGTATTACAACTACACGATCTTCGTTGCCGAAGTCGCCAGCACGTTCAACGAACAATTGTTGACCGATTACTTGATCAAGAACGCCGCTGATGACCAGGAACGCGCCTACCTGATCAACAACGAACTGGACTGCATCCGAGCCACCGTGGTTCGACAAACGATGTTCGCCGAATTCGAAAAGAAGACGCACGAGATGGCCGAAGCGGGCGAACCTTTGACGGTCGCCACCTTCCGTGCTGCCTATCGTGAACTCCTGGACGCCTACTTTGGTCCCGACTTTGTCATCGACAAAGAATTGGAACTGGAATGTTTCCGCATTCCTCACTTCTATCGCGCTTTCTATGTCTACAAGTACGCCACCGGCCTGAGCGCCGCGGTGGCCTTGTCGCGACGCGTGCTCGAAGGCGGACAAGCTGAACTGGATGATTACCTGTCGTTCCTAAAGGGTGGCTGCAGCAAAGATCCACTCGACTTGCTGCGCGATGCTGGCGTCGACATGACCAAGCCGGAACCGGTCGCCAAAACGCTGGAACACTTCCGCAACTTGACTCAGGAACTGGACCAACTGCTGTAG
- a CDS encoding DNA-3-methyladenine glycosylase family protein, translating to MPSGLDRDAIATAAKTLAASDLVLADVYQRLGPPPIWSRPATFATLIRIILEQQVSLASAKSTFDRTLTLCGGRVTAPTIIGIGPTGLREIGFSRQKARYALALADDVAGKRFRIGSLRHLSDDDVRSQITARLGLGNWSADVFLMMGLGRPDILPIGDLALVKGIAELDGCVYDNLDEIIQRAEPWRPFRSVATRMVWMSYLDRRKSSPQ from the coding sequence ATGCCTTCCGGACTGGACCGAGACGCGATCGCGACTGCCGCTAAAACACTAGCGGCATCCGATCTCGTTTTGGCGGATGTCTATCAACGATTGGGGCCGCCTCCGATATGGAGTCGCCCCGCCACTTTCGCAACCCTGATCCGGATCATCTTGGAACAGCAGGTTTCGTTGGCTTCGGCCAAAAGCACTTTCGACCGCACGCTTACCCTCTGTGGCGGACGTGTGACGGCCCCGACGATCATCGGCATCGGTCCAACCGGCCTTCGCGAGATCGGATTCAGTCGACAAAAGGCTCGCTACGCGCTCGCGCTGGCGGACGATGTTGCTGGCAAGCGGTTTCGTATCGGTTCGCTTCGACATCTTTCCGACGATGACGTCCGCTCGCAAATCACGGCCCGCTTGGGGCTTGGCAATTGGTCGGCAGACGTCTTTCTGATGATGGGGTTGGGTCGCCCCGACATTTTGCCCATCGGCGACTTAGCGTTGGTCAAAGGGATCGCGGAACTGGATGGATGCGTTTACGACAACCTGGATGAAATCATCCAGCGTGCCGAACCGTGGCGACCGTTTCGCAGTGTAGCCACACGGATGGTTTGGATGTCGTACCTGGACCGCCGAAAGTCTAGCCCCCAGTGA
- a CDS encoding GDSL-type esterase/lipase family protein, which translates to MRFAPVCFVIFSLLYGTAATGQTVASEKPVQQRRFEIPATNDEMPGTGPVRRYDWMKNLWDQRRSTFADRVEQDKGSIVFFGDSITQGWTDDFRGRFDALNTPVANRGISGDTTRGMLYRIQGDVLDLDPAAVVMLMGTNDLEEKADADSVAGNVERIIGRLNQHNSEMPIVLCLVMPSSETKSRSAKDIQAINAKLLDTVRGNPQVTVVDTWTLFAGANGDAKKEEFPDLLHPNAIGYEKWTAALMPLFATLGFVDASTEAFQVEDGFTNLFNGKDLTGWGFRTTPAKARKGRSNWIARDPSVTWPLVEKDIALDGMTASPDNRFRAIDGRLVVTTPPEGRKIQQLYTTQDFAGDFTLKLEFRAGANADSGVFLCGHQLQVRDFPLAGPYKKLKDFRPFQWNELVVVARDGKARCTCNGEVLEDEFDVPAKGPIGLEGDRGQIEYRRIRLRNDS; encoded by the coding sequence ATGCGTTTTGCACCGGTCTGTTTTGTGATTTTTAGTCTGCTGTACGGGACCGCTGCCACAGGCCAAACGGTCGCGTCCGAAAAACCGGTCCAGCAGCGACGCTTCGAAATTCCAGCGACAAACGATGAAATGCCCGGTACCGGCCCGGTCCGGCGATACGATTGGATGAAGAATCTATGGGATCAACGTCGATCCACGTTCGCCGATCGGGTCGAGCAAGACAAAGGTTCCATCGTCTTCTTCGGCGACTCGATCACCCAAGGATGGACGGATGATTTCCGGGGCCGATTTGATGCGTTGAACACACCGGTGGCCAATCGCGGCATCAGCGGCGATACCACCCGCGGAATGCTGTACCGGATCCAGGGGGATGTGCTAGATCTGGATCCCGCCGCTGTGGTGATGTTGATGGGCACCAACGATCTGGAAGAAAAGGCGGATGCGGACTCCGTCGCCGGAAACGTCGAGCGAATCATTGGCCGACTGAACCAGCACAACTCCGAAATGCCAATCGTTCTGTGTTTGGTGATGCCAAGCAGCGAAACGAAATCCCGCTCGGCAAAGGACATCCAAGCGATCAACGCAAAGCTGTTAGATACCGTCCGCGGCAATCCCCAAGTGACCGTCGTTGACACATGGACTCTGTTCGCCGGTGCCAATGGGGACGCTAAGAAAGAAGAGTTCCCCGACCTGCTGCATCCGAACGCGATCGGATACGAAAAATGGACCGCAGCCTTGATGCCTCTATTTGCGACCCTGGGTTTCGTCGACGCATCGACCGAAGCCTTTCAGGTCGAAGACGGATTCACCAACCTGTTCAATGGCAAGGATCTAACCGGTTGGGGCTTTCGAACCACCCCCGCCAAGGCTCGCAAGGGCCGATCCAATTGGATCGCTCGCGATCCTTCGGTGACCTGGCCATTGGTCGAAAAAGACATTGCGCTGGATGGCATGACCGCCAGCCCCGACAACCGGTTCCGAGCGATCGACGGACGATTGGTCGTGACGACTCCGCCCGAAGGACGCAAGATCCAGCAACTGTACACGACCCAAGATTTTGCGGGCGACTTTACATTGAAGCTGGAATTTCGCGCCGGGGCCAATGCCGATAGTGGCGTTTTCCTATGCGGACATCAACTTCAGGTTCGCGACTTCCCGCTGGCCGGTCCCTACAAGAAACTAAAAGACTTCCGCCCCTTCCAATGGAACGAATTGGTGGTCGTCGCACGCGATGGAAAAGCACGCTGCACCTGCAACGGCGAAGTGCTTGAAGATGAGTTTGATGTTCCGGCAAAGGGCCCCATTGGGCTGGAAGGTGACCGCGGACAGATCGAATATCGACGGATCCGGCTGCGAAACGATTCGTGA
- a CDS encoding type III PLP-dependent enzyme domain-containing protein has protein sequence MNRSLFKTCQGVAPLRPRLADWMQESLARPAVLVDLVQRHGSPLHLHQPSRMRANITSLADAANSRDVDLQIYFAHKANKWLPYAQQARQAGIGIDVASAAELLAAIESGFAGSDIAVTAAVKSTELIRQAIDAGATIVVDNADQWQRITESLIEDPQATATLVPRLRGFALDHGRHRSRFGFAADSVVSQIDQMMAASSECTDRIVINGLHFHFDGHTAMDRVAAILQSIVIAKQLRQSGHRIESIDIGGGFPVQYLQREEDWIEFHRRMDQSLGCVAADACTEPVLMDGQSYGRTRVSDSNSMVQTQRNYPTWQPQGAAEYLGRILDTPGLCARLRQAGLTLRCQPGRALLADCGMTIARVDSVVDDHSSDPAGRNERRRNVIVNLEMNRTNCSTTSVDFAVDPILLTVGRGERSERSQGVLAGCYCAEDDYITPRRFCFTPSPVPGDLFVFPNTAAYQMHFQESGAHQMPLPRNIASD, from the coding sequence GTGAACCGCAGTCTTTTTAAAACCTGCCAAGGGGTTGCTCCGCTGCGACCTCGGTTGGCCGATTGGATGCAAGAATCGTTAGCACGTCCCGCTGTGCTTGTAGATCTGGTGCAGCGGCATGGATCCCCATTGCATCTGCATCAACCATCCCGAATGCGCGCCAACATCACGTCGTTGGCGGATGCGGCAAACAGCCGTGACGTTGATCTGCAAATCTATTTTGCCCACAAAGCCAACAAATGGTTGCCCTACGCTCAACAGGCTCGCCAGGCAGGCATTGGCATCGACGTTGCCAGTGCTGCAGAACTGCTAGCGGCGATCGAATCGGGATTCGCCGGATCGGACATTGCGGTCACCGCAGCCGTGAAGTCGACTGAACTGATCCGGCAAGCCATCGATGCTGGCGCGACCATCGTCGTCGACAACGCCGATCAGTGGCAACGGATCACTGAATCCCTGATCGAGGATCCCCAAGCGACAGCCACGCTGGTACCGCGACTGCGTGGGTTCGCGCTGGATCACGGTCGGCACCGATCTCGGTTCGGATTCGCGGCCGATTCGGTGGTCAGCCAAATCGATCAAATGATGGCCGCATCTTCCGAATGCACCGACCGGATCGTCATCAACGGATTGCACTTCCATTTCGACGGACACACCGCGATGGATCGCGTCGCGGCGATTCTGCAATCGATCGTCATTGCAAAGCAGCTTCGCCAGTCCGGTCACCGGATCGAATCGATTGATATCGGGGGCGGATTTCCCGTCCAGTACCTTCAGCGAGAGGAAGACTGGATCGAATTCCATCGCCGAATGGATCAGTCTCTGGGTTGTGTCGCCGCAGATGCCTGCACCGAACCGGTTCTGATGGATGGCCAGTCGTACGGCCGAACGCGAGTGAGTGATTCGAATTCAATGGTTCAGACCCAGCGAAACTACCCGACATGGCAACCCCAAGGTGCGGCGGAGTACCTAGGCCGGATCCTGGACACGCCTGGCCTGTGTGCGAGATTGCGACAGGCTGGACTGACACTTCGATGCCAGCCCGGACGCGCGCTGTTGGCTGACTGTGGAATGACGATCGCGCGAGTGGACAGTGTCGTTGATGACCACAGCTCTGACCCGGCCGGCCGTAACGAACGCAGGCGCAACGTGATCGTCAATCTGGAAATGAATCGCACCAACTGTTCGACAACGTCCGTGGATTTCGCAGTCGATCCCATCTTGTTGACCGTCGGACGGGGCGAGCGGTCCGAACGGTCACAGGGTGTGTTGGCGGGCTGCTACTGCGCCGAGGACGATTACATCACACCGCGGCGATTCTGCTTTACGCCCTCGCCCGTGCCGGGTGACTTATTCGTCTTCCCCAACACCGCCGCCTACCAAATGCATTTCCAAGAATCCGGTGCCCACCAAATGCCATTGCCCCGAAACATTGCATCGGATTGA
- a CDS encoding sigma-54-dependent transcriptional regulator, translating into MSSKDSKPQVLIVDDERNMCELIETDLRLRGIASRWFTSAADAIEALHQENFDVILTDVRMPGTTGLEFCAQINALRPDIPVIVMTAFGTLETAVAAMRAGAYDFITKPIEMDLLSITLGRAIQHRQLTQQVRLLELNQESTSSFGEVLGQSPAMRTLYGQLSQVAASDASVLITGESGTGKEVVARSIHAGSRRSNQPFVAVNCAALTETLLESELFGHVKGAFTDARGERRGLFVEADGGTLLLDEMGEMPISMQAKLLRALEERKVRPVGSDKESRFDVRVLAATNRDLETAVAEGRFREDLYYRINVIGLELPPLRSRGTDILRLAEHFLKQFATNENKPVTGLADGVAEKLLGYSWPGNVRELRNVMERAVALTRYDKITIEDLPEKIQNFRGGTIVIGGLDPTELVSMEELEQRYINHVIEATGGNQSQAARILGLDRKTIYRKLKRDAE; encoded by the coding sequence ATGAGTTCGAAAGATTCGAAGCCACAAGTTCTTATCGTCGATGACGAACGCAACATGTGCGAGCTGATTGAAACCGATTTGCGGCTGCGTGGGATCGCGAGCCGGTGGTTTACGTCGGCGGCCGATGCGATCGAAGCGTTGCATCAAGAGAACTTTGACGTGATCTTGACCGATGTTCGAATGCCGGGCACGACCGGTCTGGAATTCTGTGCTCAGATCAATGCGTTACGCCCCGACATCCCGGTGATCGTGATGACCGCGTTCGGGACTCTAGAAACGGCCGTCGCGGCCATGCGCGCAGGCGCCTACGACTTTATCACCAAACCGATCGAAATGGATTTGTTGTCGATCACACTGGGACGCGCGATCCAGCACCGCCAACTGACACAACAGGTTCGGTTGTTGGAATTGAACCAGGAATCGACATCGTCGTTCGGCGAAGTACTAGGCCAGAGCCCTGCGATGCGCACCTTGTATGGTCAATTGTCCCAGGTGGCTGCTTCGGACGCTTCGGTGTTGATCACCGGCGAAAGCGGGACCGGCAAAGAGGTGGTTGCTAGGTCGATTCATGCGGGCAGCCGCCGATCCAACCAACCGTTCGTGGCGGTGAACTGCGCGGCGTTGACGGAAACTTTGCTTGAAAGCGAACTGTTTGGTCACGTGAAAGGCGCGTTCACCGATGCCAGGGGCGAACGACGTGGGTTGTTCGTCGAAGCCGACGGTGGCACGCTGCTGTTGGACGAGATGGGCGAGATGCCGATTTCGATGCAGGCCAAACTGCTGCGCGCTCTGGAAGAACGAAAGGTTCGCCCGGTCGGCAGCGACAAGGAATCGCGGTTTGATGTTCGCGTGCTGGCGGCCACCAATCGCGACCTGGAAACGGCCGTTGCCGAAGGGCGGTTTCGCGAAGACCTGTATTATCGGATCAATGTCATTGGTTTGGAACTGCCCCCGCTAAGGTCACGCGGTACCGACATCCTGCGTCTGGCCGAGCATTTTCTGAAGCAGTTTGCCACCAACGAGAACAAGCCGGTGACTGGGCTCGCCGACGGCGTCGCCGAAAAGCTGCTTGGCTACTCGTGGCCCGGCAACGTCCGTGAATTGCGAAATGTGATGGAACGTGCGGTCGCCCTGACTCGGTACGACAAGATTACGATCGAGGACCTGCCAGAAAAAATCCAGAACTTTCGTGGCGGCACGATCGTGATCGGTGGGCTGGACCCCACCGAATTGGTGTCGATGGAGGAACTGGAACAGCGATACATCAACCACGTCATCGAAGCGACCGGTGGAAACCAATCACAGGCGGCTCGTATCTTGGGACTGGACCGCAAAACGATCTATCGCAAATTAAAACGTGATGCCGAATAA
- a CDS encoding sensor histidine kinase, producing the protein MKLAAKLILVFLVGVLAIVSLFAWQTIRRQHDWEEQRRQSHALDLAQALAPAIQTAYQEGGRVTIRQALEISTQKINGPEVRWIDGQEVASPDAKTKVTSRQMSSVSITDADGTRTAYSYVPITLGEDASGAVEIAEPMNGPDEFVRQSMLTSVLSLIGVAAFSAIVIYCGGVQLVGKPLAKLIGQVNQIGDGKLDQQPVLNSHDELGRLALAISQMSHRISQQRDTIRHADRLGTIGTLAAGMAHELGTPLNVVSGRAGLIASGKLSDEEIRSSAQTIHSEAERMTGIIRQLMDFARQKPSPHEVVDLVQVVKTTCDLTRSLAEHAGVELDFQACKPTVSTRADAAQMQQVMTNLITNAIAAMPDGGTLTVVLDQSSDDGPITLTVADTGEGIAQESLPHIFEPFFTTKDVGQGTGLGLSIAYGIVREHGGDIHVESHPERGTTFRVTLPAHVNVSEAS; encoded by the coding sequence ATGAAGTTAGCCGCCAAATTGATTCTCGTGTTCCTGGTCGGAGTGCTGGCGATCGTGTCCCTGTTCGCCTGGCAAACGATTCGCCGCCAGCACGACTGGGAAGAACAACGTCGACAATCTCATGCCTTGGACTTGGCCCAGGCCCTGGCACCAGCAATCCAGACGGCGTATCAGGAGGGTGGTCGGGTGACGATTCGGCAGGCGCTGGAAATATCGACTCAAAAGATCAACGGTCCTGAAGTGCGATGGATCGATGGCCAGGAAGTTGCATCGCCCGACGCCAAGACCAAAGTCACATCGCGTCAGATGTCCAGCGTGTCGATCACGGATGCCGACGGCACTCGAACAGCCTATTCCTACGTACCGATCACGCTTGGCGAGGATGCGTCCGGGGCAGTTGAAATTGCCGAACCCATGAATGGGCCGGACGAATTTGTACGTCAGTCGATGTTGACTTCGGTCCTGTCTCTGATCGGTGTGGCCGCGTTTTCTGCGATCGTGATTTACTGTGGGGGTGTGCAATTGGTTGGAAAGCCTTTGGCGAAGCTGATCGGACAAGTCAATCAAATCGGTGATGGCAAGTTGGACCAACAGCCGGTATTGAACAGCCATGATGAATTGGGACGTTTGGCGCTTGCCATCAGTCAGATGAGCCATCGGATTAGCCAACAGCGTGATACGATTCGGCACGCCGACCGATTGGGGACGATCGGGACGTTGGCGGCCGGCATGGCTCACGAACTGGGGACGCCGCTGAACGTGGTGTCGGGGCGGGCAGGTTTGATTGCCAGCGGAAAACTGTCGGACGAAGAAATTCGTTCCAGCGCCCAAACGATTCACAGCGAGGCCGAGCGGATGACGGGGATCATCCGCCAATTGATGGACTTTGCCCGCCAGAAACCTTCCCCCCATGAAGTCGTGGATTTGGTGCAAGTGGTAAAAACCACCTGCGACCTGACTCGATCGTTGGCCGAACATGCTGGCGTCGAGCTTGATTTTCAAGCTTGCAAACCCACCGTGTCGACTCGCGCCGACGCCGCTCAGATGCAGCAAGTGATGACCAACCTGATCACCAATGCGATTGCGGCGATGCCCGATGGCGGGACGCTGACGGTCGTTCTGGATCAATCGTCGGATGATGGCCCCATCACACTGACGGTTGCCGATACTGGCGAAGGGATCGCCCAAGAATCGCTGCCGCATATTTTTGAACCGTTCTTCACCACCAAGGACGTTGGGCAGGGGACCGGTCTGGGGCTTTCCATCGCCTATGGAATCGTGCGAGAACATGGGGGCGACATTCACGTTGAAAGTCATCCCGAGCGTGGGACCACGTTCCGCGTCACCTTACCAGCACACGTCAACGTCTCGGAGGCGTCATGA